GACCTTTAGGATATTCTACTTACTTTGTGCATGGCGGAGATGTGGGATTCGATAATATGAGTTTTCTTTTTCCTCATTGGGGCTTCGACAATATCATCGGAAAAGAGGAAATCGAAAAAACTGGAAAGTATAAATCTGGAGCATGGGGATTTTACGACGGAGACGTATTAGAAGAATTACATAATACCATATCAAAAGCAAAACAACCTTTCGCAGCAGTCAGCCTTACATTAACCACACATTACCCCTACCAAGTACCGGATACATTCAAAAATATGTATCCGGAAACGATGAAGGATGGCGACTATTTTAATACATATCATTATTCGGACGAATCCATCGGAAAATTTATGGAGAAGGCGAAAAAGTCTCCCTACTTCAAAAATACCATCTTCATATTCGTGGCGGACCATACTCATCATAGAGACCTGAATCCATTCGAAGATCGTAATATTCCTCTCCTAATCTATTCTCCTAAATATGTAAAGCCTGGATTAGATCCCAAGGTCTCTTCTCAGTTGGATGTGATCCCTACTATCTTAGGGCTCGTAGGCAAGAAGGTAAAATTTTCTTCCTTCGGTAGGGACCTACTTTCTAATTCTTCGTATTCTAGAACCGGCGGTTCTTATTTTGCATTTTCCAGCGTGATCGGCTGGATCGAGAACGAATATGCTCTTTATAGGTCCACGGAAGGTGAACTCCGAGAAGCCTATCCTATGCCTTGGAGCGAAAACAAGTCCAAGTGCGCCTCCATTAAGGAGACCTGCGATCAATATGAGCAGAGGGCCAAGGCGTTTCTAAATCTGAGCTATGAGCTTTTAAATACGAATCGGATCTTCCCGGAGAAGTAAGAGAAATTCTTCCCTTTCCGACCAGGTATTCCGATCTTAGTCTAAAGGGTCAGCCCCTTTCACTTCAGGAGAAAGAATGTCTTTTTCGAAAAGTTTTCGTTTGGAAGAAAAATGGGAGATAGGTCCGGTTTCTTCCCCATTTATAATCGCTGAGATCGGATTAAATCATAACGCAGATCCGGAATTAGGAAAGAAAACCATCCAAGCCGCGAAAAAAGCGGGAGCAAACGCAGTAAAATTCCAAACCTATAAGACCGAGAATTTTTTAGATATTAAAAATCCTAAGGCGAAAGTACTCGTGGATATCTTCCAGACCTACGAACTTTCCGAAAAACTTCATATTGAATTCCAAAAAACTGCAAAAGAAGAAGGGCTTTTCTTTTTTTCCACTCCTCTTGATCCAGGAAGTGTAGACCTTTTGGTAAACTTGGGAGTGAAAGCTCTTAAGATCGCAAGTGGAGATATAGTGAATAAACAACTTCTGCAAAAATGTGCAGGCACGGGACTTCCTTTATTCTTGTCCAGCGGCGCCGCCGAAGGTTTCGAAGTCATTCGCGCGTTGGAACTTTTGGAATCCGAAAAAGTGAAAGATCTTGTATTATTCCATTGTGTTTCCCTTTACCCTACTCCACCCGAAAAAGCGAATTTGCAGACTATTGAATATTATAAAAATATATTTAATGGCCCCCTAGGTTTTTCGGACCATACTGCCGGAAGTATTGCAGGTGCGTTGGCAGTATCCCTAGGCGCAAGCGTTTTAGAAAAACATTTCACTCTAGATAAAACTCTTCCCGGTCCGGACCATACCATTTCTGTGGATCCTTCCGAACTAAAATCCTATGTAGAAAATGCGAAACTTGCATTTCAAATGAGAGGAGAAAAGAAGAAGATCGTGCAACCTGCGGAAGCCGGAGGCAGATTTTTCGGAAGAAGAGGATTATATGCAGATCAGAACGGAAATCCGATCGCACTACGCCCCGACCTAAGCCAAGAAGATAAGAGATATTTTGATTCGTGGAAGCTGGATGAGGCATACTCTATCGTCAAACAAAGTAAGGGACCGAAACCGGGAGAATCTTTCATCTCTTAATATGATCCGAAAAATCTGTCTTTTATTTACGGCTCTTTCTTTCGGCATATCCGCAGCTCCCAAGTCCTATGGTTCCTTGGGTTCCGAAGTGGATTTTTTGGATTTCGGAAAAGTGACAGTGGCGCCCTTTTCCTATTCCGTATCTTCTTCTTATGATGAAGAATACGGTGCATTCAATCTATTCGATTCCAATCCTAAATCCTATTGGTATTCTTCCGGAGAAAATAAACCGGAATGGATCATTGTGGATTTCGGTTCTAAAAGGCTGATCAATTCCATCGAAGTCTTGGTTCCTATGTTCCGAGGAAAAAGAGCCACCGACGAATATGAGATCCAAGTTCTTCATCAAGAAAACTGGAAAACTATTTTTAAGAATGATAAGGTCGACTTAGTCAATCATCATAATCTTCCACCAATCGATGCATCCATTCTTAGATTATATTTTCCTAAAAAAGAAGAAAAGAGCATTGTGATCGGCGAATTTAAGATCCTGCTCAACGGCACCGTACTAAATTCGGTTTCCAACAGATTCACCGGATACCAATATCCTGTTCCTGATGGACTTCTTCCGGAAAAAGATTACCAACTTCCTGGGGCACCTAGAGAGTATAGGAATGGGATTCATAAAGGATTAGATATTTATTATAAAAGAGAAAAGATTGGCCCTCCCCGACGTTTAACCTTTGACGATGTTTTGGTGTCTCCTGCAGACGGAACTATCATCCGGGCAGATCTGGATTATTCTCCTATGACACTTTCAGAATTCCAAAGATATTCCGCTCTAGCCCAGAAAAACGGTGTTACGTATGTGGAAAAAGATTTTGGAGGCAGACAGGTTTGGATAGATCATGGGAACGGGGTTATGACCTCTTTCAATCATCTTTCGTCTATCAAAAGAGGGATCAAACCGGGTGCAAAAGTAAAATCAGGCGAAGAGATAGGTAACGTAGGTAATTCGGGTCTTATGGGAGAAGCAAAAGGAAATGATGAAAACATTCATTTGCATTTCGAGATCTGGGTGGACGGAGAATATCTAGGAGCGGGAGTTCCTACCAGCCAGATCCGAAAGCTTCTGCAGTTTTTCTTTTCTAAATCGAATCTAAATTAAAGGATCCCTTTAGATCTCAAATAGCCTAAAATTTTTATCCCGAAAAACCAAGTGATCCAGCCTCCCACTGCTGCAAATGCATATAGAAAGGAAAATAACAAGCCGTATTTGATTGTCCATTCCAGAGATATTTTACATTTTTTCAAAAAGGTTATAAATCCTCCGGATACTGCGCCGGTTTCCTTTAAGGTGAATTTGATCGTACAGAATTCATTCTCCTGATCGAATTCGCCTAACTTCACTCCCAAGTCTTGTATCTTACCTTCTATCTCTAAAATTTCTTTTTCCAGAGAGATCAATTCTTCTATCTTACCGTTCTTTCCTTTTAAACCCAAAAGACCTGCTTTAGATTTTTCCAAGGAGATTCGGGTAGCTGTGATGTTTTTGTACTCGTTTGTTTTGTCCGTCTTATTCACTGAAATGGAATCGATAACGCCTATAGTTTGGATGGACTCTACCACAGAATCGAACTTGTCCGGGTTCACACCTATACCCAACTGTAATGTCCTTTTGCCAGGGAGTCCGGATCTTTGCTCGTATTGGATGACACCTTTTACATCTTCTACCAACTTGCGGGTCTTCTTTTCGTTTTCATCAAACTCGGAAGTTTTGGAAGAAACTGCTGCAACCTTCTCATATTTTTGAGAAGATGCGCTGATGGTGGTTTTGTCCTGAGGAGCGTAAAACTTTTCCGATGCATAGTTTTTACGTCCATAATCGAAATTGATAGAGGAACCTTGTTCTTGGTTTACGATATTAGTTTCCGGACCTACCGCATAACTGTAGATGAGCCTGATTATAAATAAAAATAAAAAAATCCCCGCAAATACTAATGAAAACTTTTTAACAAACTTAGAAACGCCGCTGAATTGTTCCATCCTACCCTACTTTTTAACTGAAAAATTGACTTATTGGACCCTTCTAGATTCCGATCGGATCCTTTGTAATAGGTCCGATTCCACAAGATTTCCGTTATGAAGGCATTTTTTATAATAAGAATTTCGAATATGGACCCTTTCCTCTTCCGTTAAAGACCAATCCGGTATTTCTTTTCTCATTCTAAATCCTAGATGAGAAAGCACAATTGCCACCGTTACAGAAATATTATAACTTTCGGTAAAACCGTACATCGGAAGTCTTAGGAATACATCCGCTTCTTCCATTGCGTAAGAAGATAATCCTTTTTCTTCGGATCCGAATAGTATTGCACTTGGTTTGTCTAAAGGTAAAGTATCCAGTTCGTAAGAATTTTCTAATGTATGCGGAGAAGTTCCCACGATCCTGTAACCTTTCTCCTTTAAACCGCTTATACAATGTCTAGTATTATCGAAATTTGGCTTTTGGTATCTATGAATCTGGATCCACTTTTGTGCACCCAGAGAAATACCTTCATTCGGTTTATAGGAGTTTCGATTTTCTATTACATGGATCTCTGTTAGGCCTAAACACTCCGAAGTTCTTACAGGAGCACTAGCATTATAAGGTTGGAATATATCCTCCATTACAATTGTTAAGTACTTTGTACGATAAGAGGCTACTTCATGGATCTTTGAGACCTTCTCCGCCGATATAAGAGTTTTAAAATATTCTTCTAACTGGATCGCTTCCTCTAGATTTACAAAATTTGAATGTTCTTGCGAGAGTTTCATGTTCAAAATGTTTTATTTCCTAGACAAATCTTGAGAGAAAATCGAAAGCGCTCAGAATAACACTAAACATATATCAAGCAATTATGTACATCCGGATTTATTTTCTGCTTCGAAGTACATTTCAAAAGGGATAATATAAAAAAACCGGAGAAAATAAAAAAATTCTAAAGTTTTTTTAAAAAGGGATTGTACTTTGTTTCCGAAAATCTATTATGTCCCCTATCTTGTCCGGTGGTGAAGGAAAATGCCCGAGCAATTGCAAAAGATTCTGAATAATATCAAGGAGTTCTTCAACTCTTTAGATACGACAAAGAAACTGATTTTAGGTGGAGTGGCGATCACTGTGGTCGTTGCCTTAGGGCTTCTGACAACCGTTTCCTCCCAAAAGAATCGAGTCATACTATTTCAAAACCTAACAGCGAAGGATTTCGCAGAGGTTACTAAAAAATTGGACTCTATGGGCTATTCCTATAGCACAGGAGACACGAGCATCGTAAGTGTGGATCCGGAACAAAGGCAAGAAATTATCACAAAACTTGCTCAAGAGAACCTGATCCCTGCAGGTGTGCAAGGCTGGGAACTCTTCAATGTGGAGAAATTCACGGAAACCCAGTTCGACAAGGACATCAAAAAGTATCGAGCACTCAAAGGAGCAATCGAACAATCCCTGATGACACTACGCCCTGTAGACAAAGCATTCGTGAACATCGCAATACCGGAAGATGAACTGTTCAATTCGAATGCTTCTCCCGTAAAAGCCTCGGTCATTTTGCATTTTATCCCCGGAGTCGAAGGGATTTCCAAAAAAGAAGTCAAAGGTATCGTAAACTTGGTTTCCAGAGCGGTTCCTAAGCTCAAACCGGAAAACGTAGTTGTTGCGGATGCTGACGGCAAGATCATCTCCGACTTCGAAGAAGACCTGGAAAAAGAAAGATTAGAACTCAGAGTTGTACAAGAGAAATTAAGGATCCAAGAAGAACAAAGGATCCAAAGACTCATCGACGTTAGAAACACTCTTCGCTGGTTTTTAGGCGGAGAAGACAGAGTGGATATCACCCGCTTTGAATACATGTTAAACTGGGACAAAGAATCTTATAAAGATAACCAAGTATCCCCTGTGATCGAAAGACCGGACGATCCAAACACTCCTTATTCCGAATTGAAGATCGTAGACGGCTATAGCTTGAAAGTTTCTTCCAAAGAAACTAGCGAACAATTCACAGGAAGAGGATTCACTCCAGACGGGCCTGCAGGAACTGAGCCTAACCTTCCTCCTGGTTATAAAGATACCGACTACCAAAAAGCGGATTATAAGAAAACTGAGAACATTAATAACTTCGAATTCAACAGAAGAGTTAGCGAAGTCCAAAAACAACCTTGGAAGATCGAAAAAGTAAATCTCTCCGTGGTAGTGGACGGCCAATGGACTAAAAAAGAAAACGCGGATGGAACCGGATATGATAGAACCTATATCCCAGTTTCTGACGAAGATATTCGAACTGTCCGTAAAAACTTAGAAGCAGCAGTTGGTATAGACAAAGCAAGAGGAGACCAAATCTCCGTAATCAGCATTGCAAAAGACCGCACCGCTCAATTCGCCGCAGAAGACGAAGAATTAAGAAAACAAAAAGCGATCCGCCAAATGGTCATCGCATCTTTGGTAATCGTACTATTCTTAATACTCACCATCCTCATCTACAGAGCGATCAAAAAAGAAATCGCAAGACGCCGCAGACTACGTGAAGAAGAACTCGCAGCAATGCAGCAGATGATGAGAGAAGCAGCTCTCCGAGTTATGGACGACGGAAGCGCAGAAGTCGAACTCTCTCTGGACGAAAAACTCAGAAGAGAACTTCTCGAAAACGCGATCACACTGGCCAGGGAAAAACCGGAAGAAGTGGCACAACTTCTACGCACCTGGCTATCTGAAGAGGAAGCAACCTAATGAGTATCCTGTCCGGAAAAAGAAACCGGGCGGGACAGCTCCTCCGAATCCTGGGGGAGCATCTTCCCCCGGAAGTGTTTCGCCACCTTGGGCCTCAGGACACGTCGAAACTTTTAGAAAGTTTTCACAAGTCCGGCAAAATAGAAGCGAAACAAGAAAGAGAACTTTTAGGCTCCTTCTTAGAAGGACTCTCCAGCGTTCCTAAAGAAGGGATCGATCGAGACACCTTGGCTTTGATCCAAGAACTCGAAACCATCCTAAAAGAGGATCTGGTTAGAGAGCCGGAATGGTCCGAAGAACTCAAATCCTATACCAAGGATGAACTTTCCAAGATCGTAGCCGGAGAATCCGCAGACAGAATAGCACTTATATTCTGCTACGCGGATCCGGATACTTCTGCCAGAGTCTTGGAAGAATTTCCGGAAGAGACCCAGGAGGAGATCCTACTTGCTATCCGAAATTTGGATCTTTCCTCAGTGGGACTTTTGGACTCTTTGGAGAGGTTTTTACGCTTCAAGAAGGAAGTCCTAAAATCTCCAGGGTCCGGAGTTCCTACCAGGGACAAGGGTGGCAAAAGAGCCGCGGAACTTTTGGGCAAATTGGACCCCCAAGATTCCCAGAAATTATTCTCCAGGATACGCGAAAAGAGCCAGTCGTTTGCCGAAAATATAAATAAGCATTTCTTCCGAATGGAAGACCTGATGGATCTAAGCCGCGAAGCCCTAAACAAGTTTATGTCGGAACTCCATCCAATCGTGACCGCGACCGCTTTTAAAGGCACCGAACCGG
Above is a genomic segment from Leptospira johnsonii containing:
- a CDS encoding N-acetylneuraminate synthase family protein, yielding MSFSKSFRLEEKWEIGPVSSPFIIAEIGLNHNADPELGKKTIQAAKKAGANAVKFQTYKTENFLDIKNPKAKVLVDIFQTYELSEKLHIEFQKTAKEEGLFFFSTPLDPGSVDLLVNLGVKALKIASGDIVNKQLLQKCAGTGLPLFLSSGAAEGFEVIRALELLESEKVKDLVLFHCVSLYPTPPEKANLQTIEYYKNIFNGPLGFSDHTAGSIAGALAVSLGASVLEKHFTLDKTLPGPDHTISVDPSELKSYVENAKLAFQMRGEKKKIVQPAEAGGRFFGRRGLYADQNGNPIALRPDLSQEDKRYFDSWKLDEAYSIVKQSKGPKPGESFIS
- a CDS encoding TrmH family RNA methyltransferase codes for the protein MKLSQEHSNFVNLEEAIQLEEYFKTLISAEKVSKIHEVASYRTKYLTIVMEDIFQPYNASAPVRTSECLGLTEIHVIENRNSYKPNEGISLGAQKWIQIHRYQKPNFDNTRHCISGLKEKGYRIVGTSPHTLENSYELDTLPLDKPSAILFGSEEKGLSSYAMEEADVFLRLPMYGFTESYNISVTVAIVLSHLGFRMRKEIPDWSLTEEERVHIRNSYYKKCLHNGNLVESDLLQRIRSESRRVQ
- a CDS encoding DUF4349 domain-containing protein — translated: MEQFSGVSKFVKKFSLVFAGIFLFLFIIRLIYSYAVGPETNIVNQEQGSSINFDYGRKNYASEKFYAPQDKTTISASSQKYEKVAAVSSKTSEFDENEKKTRKLVEDVKGVIQYEQRSGLPGKRTLQLGIGVNPDKFDSVVESIQTIGVIDSISVNKTDKTNEYKNITATRISLEKSKAGLLGLKGKNGKIEELISLEKEILEIEGKIQDLGVKLGEFDQENEFCTIKFTLKETGAVSGGFITFLKKCKISLEWTIKYGLLFSFLYAFAAVGGWITWFFGIKILGYLRSKGIL
- a CDS encoding M23 family metallopeptidase; this encodes MIRKICLLFTALSFGISAAPKSYGSLGSEVDFLDFGKVTVAPFSYSVSSSYDEEYGAFNLFDSNPKSYWYSSGENKPEWIIVDFGSKRLINSIEVLVPMFRGKRATDEYEIQVLHQENWKTIFKNDKVDLVNHHNLPPIDASILRLYFPKKEEKSIVIGEFKILLNGTVLNSVSNRFTGYQYPVPDGLLPEKDYQLPGAPREYRNGIHKGLDIYYKREKIGPPRRLTFDDVLVSPADGTIIRADLDYSPMTLSEFQRYSALAQKNGVTYVEKDFGGRQVWIDHGNGVMTSFNHLSSIKRGIKPGAKVKSGEEIGNVGNSGLMGEAKGNDENIHLHFEIWVDGEYLGAGVPTSQIRKLLQFFFSKSNLN
- the fliF gene encoding flagellar basal-body MS-ring/collar protein FliF → MPEQLQKILNNIKEFFNSLDTTKKLILGGVAITVVVALGLLTTVSSQKNRVILFQNLTAKDFAEVTKKLDSMGYSYSTGDTSIVSVDPEQRQEIITKLAQENLIPAGVQGWELFNVEKFTETQFDKDIKKYRALKGAIEQSLMTLRPVDKAFVNIAIPEDELFNSNASPVKASVILHFIPGVEGISKKEVKGIVNLVSRAVPKLKPENVVVADADGKIISDFEEDLEKERLELRVVQEKLRIQEEQRIQRLIDVRNTLRWFLGGEDRVDITRFEYMLNWDKESYKDNQVSPVIERPDDPNTPYSELKIVDGYSLKVSSKETSEQFTGRGFTPDGPAGTEPNLPPGYKDTDYQKADYKKTENINNFEFNRRVSEVQKQPWKIEKVNLSVVVDGQWTKKENADGTGYDRTYIPVSDEDIRTVRKNLEAAVGIDKARGDQISVISIAKDRTAQFAAEDEELRKQKAIRQMVIASLVIVLFLILTILIYRAIKKEIARRRRLREEELAAMQQMMREAALRVMDDGSAEVELSLDEKLRRELLENAITLAREKPEEVAQLLRTWLSEEEAT
- a CDS encoding FliG C-terminal domain-containing protein, producing the protein MSILSGKRNRAGQLLRILGEHLPPEVFRHLGPQDTSKLLESFHKSGKIEAKQERELLGSFLEGLSSVPKEGIDRDTLALIQELETILKEDLVREPEWSEELKSYTKDELSKIVAGESADRIALIFCYADPDTSARVLEEFPEETQEEILLAIRNLDLSSVGLLDSLERFLRFKKEVLKSPGSGVPTRDKGGKRAAELLGKLDPQDSQKLFSRIREKSQSFAENINKHFFRMEDLMDLSREALNKFMSELHPIVTATAFKGTEPETKQVLLERLDPSLASSIRLEEDSMGPVSLAEIETAQNGLLEIFKESVESGRIKFRRKN